The Prevotella melaninogenica genome window below encodes:
- a CDS encoding porin family protein: MKKLLLLVCAAVMSLSASAQAGDKALGAQLVFGSETNSIGVGVKGQYYFTDQIRGEGSFDYFLKNKGISMWDINANVHYLFDVANKVKVYPLAGLGYTNWSYKYEFPGLPVVEGSDGRLAVNLGGGAEYELTKDLSVNAELKYQIISNYNQLVLGVGVACKF, from the coding sequence ATGAAAAAACTTTTACTTTTAGTATGTGCTGCAGTTATGAGTCTTTCAGCTTCAGCGCAGGCAGGTGATAAGGCACTTGGTGCACAGCTCGTATTTGGTTCTGAGACAAACAGCATCGGTGTTGGTGTTAAGGGTCAGTACTACTTCACAGACCAGATTAGAGGTGAGGGTTCTTTTGACTACTTCCTCAAGAATAAGGGTATCTCAATGTGGGATATCAATGCAAATGTTCACTACCTCTTTGATGTAGCAAACAAGGTTAAGGTATATCCACTTGCAGGTCTTGGTTATACAAACTGGTCTTATAAGTATGAGTTTCCTGGTCTCCCTGTAGTTGAGGGTTCAGATGGTCGTCTTGCTGTTAACCTCGGTGGTGGTGCTGAGTATGAACTTACTAAGGACTTGAGCGTAAACGCCGAGTTGAAGTATCAGATTATCAGCAACTACAACCAATTGGTACTTGGTGTAGGTGTAGCTTGTAAGTTCTAA
- a CDS encoding DNA gyrase/topoisomerase IV subunit A, producing MDDEIKDLDGQTPEEETQEQDSHSDYKPADRFDASAVHHLSGMYKNWFLDYASYVILERAVPHIEDGLKPVQRRILHSMKRMDDGRYNKVANIVGHTMQFHPHGDASIGDALVQLGQKDLLIDMQGNWGNILTGDRAAAPRYIEARLSKFALETVFNPKTTEWQLSYDGRNKEPITLPVKFPLLLAQGAEGIAVGLSSKILPHNLNDICDAAISYLRGEEFNLYPDFPTGGSIDVSKYNDGQRGGVLKVRAKVEKLDNKTLVIREVPFTKTANTLQESITKAVEKGKLKIRRVEDMTASEVEIQLHLTPGTSSDKTIDALYAFTDCEINISPNCCVIRDNKPEFLTISDVLRNSAEHTKALLKLELEIRKHELEEQLFYNSLERIFIEDRIYKERKFETAKDIDEVVAFVDSKLEPYKKTFIREVTRDDIIRLLEIKMQRILKFNKDKADELIQKIKAEIAEIDKDLNEMVRVTIEWFTHLKEKYGGDHPRRTEIKSFDTIVAAKVVDANEKLYIDRQEGFIGTGLKKAEFVQNCSDLDDVIIFYRDGKYKVIRIADKVFVGKGVLHVQVFKKNDKRTIYNVVYRDGKTGPYYIKRFNVTSITRDKEYDVTLGTPGSKINYFTANPNGEAELIKITLDPNPDKKKQNIFMERDFASILIKGRAAKGNLLTKESIHRISLKSHGHSTLGGRKVWFDPDVNRINYEDHGRYLGEFSDQDSILVILKNGEFYITNFDSSNHYEDNILRIEKFDADKPWTAVIFDADNQGYPYLKRFQMEASKRHQNFIGDNPNSQMVLLTDVAFPRIQITYGGADAARGTEEIDAEQFVGVKGFKAKGKRLTTWTVDKIEELEPTRFPEEEKGDDESNEDDVQDENSAAVEKEENLDPDAGKSQQQVIDEITGQLNLFDNE from the coding sequence ATGGATGACGAAATAAAAGACTTGGATGGACAGACTCCTGAGGAAGAGACTCAGGAACAGGATTCCCATTCCGATTATAAACCTGCCGATAGGTTTGATGCCTCTGCCGTACATCATCTCTCTGGCATGTACAAAAACTGGTTCTTAGATTACGCCAGCTACGTAATCTTGGAACGTGCCGTACCTCATATCGAGGACGGCTTGAAGCCTGTACAACGCCGTATTCTCCATTCTATGAAACGAATGGATGATGGACGATACAATAAGGTTGCAAACATCGTAGGTCATACGATGCAATTTCACCCACATGGTGATGCCTCTATTGGTGACGCCTTGGTGCAGTTAGGACAGAAAGACCTACTCATCGACATGCAGGGTAACTGGGGAAACATTCTCACTGGCGACCGTGCTGCTGCGCCACGATACATTGAGGCGCGCCTATCAAAGTTTGCCTTAGAGACTGTATTCAATCCTAAGACAACAGAATGGCAACTTTCTTATGACGGCAGAAACAAAGAGCCGATTACGCTCCCTGTAAAGTTCCCACTGCTTTTGGCACAGGGTGCTGAAGGTATCGCTGTAGGCTTGTCATCCAAGATTCTTCCACATAACCTCAACGATATCTGTGATGCAGCTATCAGCTATCTGCGTGGTGAGGAGTTTAACCTCTATCCGGACTTCCCAACAGGCGGTAGCATTGATGTATCGAAGTATAATGATGGTCAGCGTGGTGGCGTTCTGAAGGTGCGTGCAAAGGTAGAGAAGCTCGATAATAAAACCCTCGTCATCCGTGAGGTTCCTTTTACAAAGACCGCTAACACGCTTCAAGAGTCTATTACGAAGGCTGTTGAGAAAGGCAAACTAAAGATTCGAAGAGTAGAGGACATGACAGCTTCGGAGGTGGAGATTCAACTTCATCTTACACCGGGTACGTCAAGTGACAAGACTATTGATGCCCTCTATGCTTTCACTGATTGCGAGATAAACATTTCGCCCAACTGCTGTGTCATCCGAGACAACAAACCAGAGTTCTTGACGATATCAGATGTATTGCGCAATTCTGCCGAACATACGAAGGCTTTATTGAAGTTAGAGTTAGAGATTCGCAAGCATGAATTAGAGGAACAGTTGTTCTACAACTCGCTTGAACGTATCTTCATCGAGGACCGTATCTATAAGGAGCGTAAGTTCGAGACGGCTAAGGATATTGATGAAGTCGTTGCTTTCGTCGACTCCAAACTCGAACCTTATAAGAAGACCTTTATCCGTGAGGTGACACGTGACGACATCATCCGCCTTTTGGAAATCAAGATGCAACGTATTTTGAAGTTCAATAAGGATAAGGCTGACGAATTGATTCAGAAGATTAAGGCAGAGATTGCCGAGATTGACAAGGACCTTAACGAGATGGTTCGCGTCACTATCGAATGGTTCACACACCTGAAAGAGAAATACGGAGGCGACCATCCACGTCGTACAGAGATTAAGAGCTTCGATACGATTGTTGCTGCTAAGGTGGTAGATGCCAACGAGAAATTATATATTGACCGTCAGGAAGGTTTCATTGGTACAGGTCTTAAGAAGGCAGAGTTCGTTCAGAACTGCTCTGACCTCGATGATGTGATTATCTTCTACCGTGATGGTAAGTATAAGGTTATCCGAATTGCCGACAAGGTGTTTGTGGGTAAGGGCGTACTTCACGTACAGGTGTTTAAGAAGAACGACAAGCGTACGATTTATAACGTTGTTTATCGTGACGGAAAGACGGGACCTTACTATATCAAACGCTTCAATGTGACTTCTATCACACGCGATAAGGAATATGACGTAACTCTCGGTACGCCTGGTTCAAAGATTAACTACTTCACAGCCAACCCTAATGGCGAGGCTGAGTTGATAAAGATTACACTCGATCCGAATCCAGATAAGAAGAAGCAAAACATCTTCATGGAGCGTGACTTTGCAAGTATTCTTATCAAGGGTCGCGCTGCAAAGGGTAATCTGCTGACCAAAGAGAGTATTCACCGCATCTCACTCAAGAGCCACGGACACTCTACATTGGGTGGACGAAAGGTGTGGTTCGACCCAGATGTCAACCGTATCAACTACGAAGACCATGGTCGTTACCTTGGAGAGTTCTCTGATCAAGACAGCATCCTTGTGATACTTAAGAACGGAGAGTTCTATATCACCAACTTCGATTCATCCAACCATTACGAAGATAACATTCTCCGTATAGAGAAGTTTGATGCTGATAAGCCTTGGACAGCTGTCATCTTCGATGCCGACAATCAAGGTTATCCTTACTTGAAGCGATTCCAGATGGAAGCAAGTAAGCGTCATCAGAACTTTATTGGTGATAATCCTAATTCGCAGATGGTACTGCTGACTGATGTTGCCTTCCCTCGCATACAGATTACTTATGGTGGTGCTGATGCGGCACGTGGCACTGAGGAGATTGATGCAGAGCAGTTTGTTGGTGTGAAGGGATTCAAGGCAAAGGGTAAACGATTGACAACTTGGACAGTTGACAAGATTGAAGAGTTAGAGCCAACACGCTTCCCTGAAGAGGAGAAAGGAGATGACGAGAGCAATGAAGATGATGTACAAGATGAGAACTCTGCAGCTGTAGAAAAGGAAGAGAACCTTGATCCGGATGCAGGTAAGTCTCAACAGCAGGTCATCGATGAGATTACTGGTCAGCTAAACCTCTTCGACAATGAATAA
- a CDS encoding S41 family peptidase, whose protein sequence is MRKLYHFLLNLLIPALTLLSTVTSCVTNDQQSDSPQGNFEALWRIIDEHYCFFSQKGIDWQEVHSRYARQFDNSMTAKQQFEVMTNMLSELKDGHVNLYTSFNVGRYWSWHEDYPKNYSDSLQRLYLKTDYLIASGLDYTVLDDNIGYIRCETFQNVIGAGNLDDIFIHLQPCNGLIIDVRNNGGGNLTNAEAFAARFTNEERLVGYIQHKTGKGHNDFSALQPEYLKPGKGIRWQKPVIVLTNRSVFSAANEFVKYMKCCPNVTIVGDRTGGGAGLPFSSELPNGWSVRFSACPMYDRDKQMTEFGIDPDYKVSLTSDDFARGKDSIIEFARKMIKTFPKPQSL, encoded by the coding sequence ATGAGAAAACTATATCATTTCCTCCTTAACTTACTGATTCCAGCACTGACCCTACTCAGTACTGTGACAAGTTGCGTCACCAACGATCAGCAATCAGATAGTCCTCAAGGCAACTTTGAAGCTTTGTGGCGAATTATCGATGAGCATTACTGTTTCTTCTCACAGAAAGGGATAGACTGGCAAGAGGTACACAGCCGTTATGCACGCCAGTTTGACAACTCTATGACAGCCAAACAACAGTTCGAAGTAATGACTAATATGCTCTCAGAACTAAAGGACGGACACGTCAATTTATATACCTCTTTCAACGTAGGTCGCTATTGGTCATGGCATGAAGATTATCCAAAGAACTACTCTGATTCACTTCAACGTCTTTATCTTAAGACTGATTACCTCATTGCAAGCGGCTTAGACTATACTGTCCTTGATGATAACATCGGCTATATACGCTGTGAAACCTTCCAAAATGTGATTGGCGCTGGTAACCTTGACGATATATTCATTCATCTTCAACCTTGTAACGGACTGATTATCGATGTGCGTAACAATGGTGGTGGTAATCTTACAAACGCCGAAGCATTTGCTGCACGTTTCACAAACGAGGAACGACTCGTTGGCTACATACAGCATAAAACGGGAAAAGGTCATAACGATTTCTCTGCATTACAACCTGAATATCTCAAGCCTGGAAAGGGTATCCGATGGCAAAAGCCAGTTATCGTACTGACCAATCGTAGCGTTTTCTCTGCTGCCAACGAGTTTGTAAAGTATATGAAGTGTTGCCCAAATGTTACCATTGTGGGCGACCGTACGGGTGGCGGTGCTGGCCTACCCTTCTCTTCCGAGCTTCCTAATGGATGGTCAGTCCGCTTCTCGGCTTGTCCAATGTACGACCGTGACAAACAAATGACGGAGTTCGGTATTGACCCAGACTATAAAGTTTCCCTCACTTCCGACGACTTCGCACGAGGCAAGGACTCTATTATAGAGTTTGCAAGGAAGATGATAAAGACCTTTCCCAAGCCCCAATCCCTCTAA
- a CDS encoding DUF3316 domain-containing protein has translation MNIKKSLFRCFSLSAIILFALSSPTLAQDTLRSNKVITNIQMLGIGAVNTLDTYLSPEEYTGTEFRYISHSVRENGTKLSRELIHQAQILSVHNRKENNNELGAFYNFQYNWQYALGQWNVGEGELRLKAGGGIDTRLGFLYNMRNSNNPAQAYAQLNISPNTVAAYRFRLRNIPFQLRYEVQAPLLGLTFSPNYGQSYYEIFTRDNYDHNLVVTTPVSAPSLRQMLTLDFTLRHTTFRVGYLGDYQQAKVNQLRQHVWSNLFVFGIVRKFSINKFIP, from the coding sequence ATGAACATAAAAAAATCCTTATTTCGCTGTTTCTCCCTTTCAGCAATAATTCTTTTCGCTTTATCATCACCTACACTTGCACAGGATACACTGCGTAGTAACAAGGTGATTACCAATATACAGATGTTGGGAATAGGTGCTGTAAACACTCTTGACACCTACCTTTCGCCCGAAGAATATACAGGGACAGAGTTTCGTTATATCTCTCATTCTGTGCGTGAGAACGGAACCAAGCTATCAAGAGAACTCATTCACCAAGCACAGATACTATCAGTACATAATAGAAAGGAGAATAACAATGAATTAGGTGCCTTCTACAACTTCCAATACAACTGGCAATATGCCTTAGGACAATGGAACGTTGGAGAGGGAGAACTACGCTTAAAGGCAGGTGGAGGAATTGATACACGACTCGGATTCCTCTACAATATGCGTAATTCTAACAACCCTGCACAGGCTTACGCACAGCTAAATATTTCACCGAATACCGTTGCTGCTTATCGCTTCCGCCTTCGAAACATTCCTTTCCAATTACGTTATGAGGTACAAGCTCCACTTCTCGGACTAACATTCTCACCTAATTACGGACAGAGTTATTACGAGATTTTTACCCGCGACAACTACGATCATAACCTTGTTGTCACAACACCTGTGTCAGCCCCATCACTCCGCCAGATGCTAACTCTCGACTTTACGCTTCGCCATACGACATTCCGCGTTGGCTACCTTGGCGATTATCAGCAAGCAAAAGTGAACCAATTGCGCCAGCATGTATGGAGTAATCTCTTCGTATTCGGTATTGTTCGTAAATTCTCAATCAACAAGTTCATCCCATGA
- a CDS encoding HU family DNA-binding protein, which translates to MSVEIRLEQSKFKDKKGAGKWYARTVSTGVATTDDLADSIQENTSFSRGDVRGLVIALIDEISYRLRQGETVALEGLGRFHLTVESEPVDNPDDFDIKKHVKNVKCRFVPTSTRNARTGKKNQTLAYGARVEWAEPEYDDEDDD; encoded by the coding sequence TCAGTAGAAATAAGATTGGAACAGAGTAAGTTCAAGGATAAGAAAGGAGCTGGTAAATGGTATGCTCGTACTGTTAGCACTGGAGTTGCAACGACCGATGACCTTGCCGATTCTATTCAGGAGAATACCTCGTTCTCACGTGGTGATGTGCGAGGACTTGTTATAGCTTTGATTGACGAAATCTCTTATCGTCTTCGTCAGGGCGAGACTGTAGCACTTGAAGGCTTGGGTCGATTCCATCTGACAGTAGAGAGTGAACCCGTTGACAATCCTGACGACTTCGATATTAAGAAACATGTTAAGAATGTAAAGTGTCGTTTCGTTCCTACCAGTACACGAAATGCGCGTACAGGAAAGAAAAATCAGACCCTTGCTTATGGTGCACGTGTGGAGTGGGCAGAGCCAGAATATGATGATGAAGACGATGATTAA